A single window of Vigna unguiculata cultivar IT97K-499-35 chromosome 1, ASM411807v1, whole genome shotgun sequence DNA harbors:
- the LOC114176714 gene encoding type I inositol polyphosphate 5-phosphatase 8-like, which translates to MRKESKKLSKSWPKLAVRKWLNTKNSAEKFQSDYDATATGMERRKSCSDEDRYVTVLDDDFSEGKSGMKGLVLGKQSSPGSGTGAMNLRMFVGTWNVGGKSPKEGLSLRNWLTSPSEPHIYVIGFQEIVPLNAGNVLGPEDSGPAAKWVGLIHEALNINNYDDDENNRDDDHKEKFPKTPRRYCLAASKQMVGIFLCVWVRADLCNHVSNLKVSCVGRGIMGYLGNKGSTSISMTLYNTTFCFVCTHLASGEKFGDELRRNLDVSEILKKTKFSHSFKSPPHSLSPESILEHDNIIWLGDLNYRLAAGYEDTHELLKKNNWQALLEKDQLRIEQRAGRVFKGWNEGDIYFAPTYKYLTNSDHYVAQSSKSREKRRTPAWCDRILWKGERLNQMWYVRGESKFSDHRPVYSLFSVEVDLTSKNRVPRSCTLKPLTSTALSSTSCAAKVQAEEQLFLLTRAQSCIDTVPRF; encoded by the exons ATGAGGAAAGAGTCGAAGAAGTTATCCAAg TCTTGGCCCAAATTAGCCGTGAGGAAGTGGCTCAATACGAAGAACAGTGCTGAGAAGTTTCAGTCAGACTACGATGCAACAG CAACTGGAATGGAAAGAAGAAAGAGTTGCTCTGACGAAGATCGTTACGTCACCGTACTGGATGATGATTTCTCAG AGGGGAAGAGTGGGATGAAAGGTTTGGTGCTTGGGAAGCAATCAAGTCCTGGGAGTGGCACTGGGGCTATGAATCTTAG GATGTTCGTGGGAACGTGGAATGTGGGAGGGAAATCACCCAAGGAAGGTTTGAGTTTGAGGAATTGGCTCACGTCTCCTTCCGAGCCTCACATCTATGTTATTGG GTTCCAAGAAATCGTACCGCTAAATGCGGGCAACGTGCTTGGGCCGGAGGACAGTGGCCCAGCAGCGAAGTGGGTGGGCCTTATCCATGAAGCCTTGAACATCAACAACTACGACGACGATGAGAACAACCGTGACGACGACCATAAGGAAAAGTTTCCTAAGACTCCACGACGCTATTGCTTAGcagcaagcaagcaaatggttGGTATTTTCTTGTGCGTGTGGGTTCGAGCGGATCTTTGCAACCATGTTTCCAATTTGAAAGTGTCCTGTGTTGGCAGAGGCATCATGGGTTATCTTGGAAATAAG GGTTCAACATCGATTAGCATGACATTGTACAACACCACGTTCTGCTTCGTTTGCACCCACTTGGCTTCTGGGGAGAAATTTGGTGACGAATTGCGAAGAAACTTGGACGTCTCGGAAATCTTGAAGAAAACCAAATTTTCTCACTCCTTTAAATCTCCTCCTCATTCTCTGTCTCCTGAGAGTATTCTGGAACACGA TAATATTATTTGGCTCGGCGACTTGAATTATCGACTAGCTGCTGGCTATGAGGATACACATGAACTACTAAAGAAGAATAATTGGCAGGCATTACTAGAGAAGGATCAG CTAAGGATAGAGCAGAGGGCTGGTCGAGTATTCAAAGGTTGGAATGAAGGGGACATATACTTTGCTCCTACTTACAAATACTTGACCAATTCTGATCACTATGTCGCACAATCCTCCAAATCCAGGGAAAAACGACGAACTCCTGCTTG GTGCGATCGAATTCTTTGGAAAGGAGAAAGGCTGAATCAGATGTGGTATGTTCGGGGAGAGTCCAAGTTCTCAGATCACAGGCCAGTTTATTCACTATTCTCTGTTGAAGTGGACTTGACGAGCAAGAATCGAGTTCCCAGGTCCTGTACATTAAAACCCTTGACAAGTACTGCGTTGTCATCAACTTCTTGTGCTGCTAAAGTCCAAGCAGAAGAACAACTCTTCCTGCTAACGAGAGCTCAAAGTTGCATCGACACAGTTCCCAGGTTTTAA